One window from the genome of Vidua chalybeata isolate OUT-0048 chromosome 3, bVidCha1 merged haplotype, whole genome shotgun sequence encodes:
- the LRATD1 gene encoding protein LRATD1, protein MGNQLDRITHLNYSELPTGDPSGIEKDELRVGVAYFFSDEEEDLDERGQPDKYGVKGSGSPGQETPTHHLHHQLVLNETQFSAFRGQECIFSKVSSGPQAGDLSVYSVSALPALCKPGDLLELLYLGPSEHPPPHWAVYVGGGQIIHLHQGQIRQDSLYEAAAGNVGRVVNSWYRFRPLVAELVVQNACGHLGLKSDEICWTNSESFAAWCRFGKREFKAGGELQAAAGTQHQQQYHLKIHLAENKVHTVRFHSLEDLIREKRRIDASGKLRVIKDLALVDGKE, encoded by the coding sequence ATGGGAAATCAACTGGATCGCATCACCCACCTGAATTACAGCGAGCTGCCGACCGGGGACCCCTCGGGGATCGAGAAGGACGAGCTGCGCGTCGGGGTGGCTTACTTCTTTTCGGATGAGGAGGAGGACCTGGACGAGCGAGGCCAGCCAGACAAGTACGGCGTGAAGGGCTCcggcagccctgggcaggagaCGCCCACCCACCACCTCCACCACCAGCTGGTGCTGAACGAGACTCAGTTCTCCGCTTTCCGCGGCCAGGAATGCATCTTCTCCAAGGTCAGCAGCGGCCCCCAGGCTGGGGACCTCAGCGTCTACTCGGTgtcagccctgccagccctctgCAAGCCGGgggacctgctggagctgctctaCCTGGGGCCGTCGGAGCACCCGCCGCCGCACTGGGCCGTGTACGTGGGCGGCGGGCAGATCATCCACCTGCACCAGGGGCAGATCCGCCAGGACAGCTTGTACGAGGCGGCCGCGGGCAACGTGGGCCGGGTGGTGAATAGCTGGTACCGCTTCCGCCCGCTGGTGGCGGAGCTGGTGGTGCAGAACGCCTGCGGGCACCTGGGCTTAAAAAGCGACGAGATCTGCTGGACTAACTCCGAGAGCTTCGCCGCCTGGTGCCGCTTCGGGAAACGGGAGTTCAAAGCCGGGGGGGAGCTGCAGGCGGCTGCTGgcacccagcaccagcagcagtaCCATCTCAAAATCCACTTGGCAGAGAACAAGGTGCATACGGTGAGGTTCCACAGCCTGGAGGATCTAATACGCGAGAAGCGCAGGATCGATGCCAGTGGCAAACTGAGGGTGATCAAGGACCTGGCTTTAGTGGATGGGAAAGAATAG